Within Gemmatimonadaceae bacterium, the genomic segment CCCCCAGCCGAGCTCGTCGTGGCCGCTCCCGAGCTCGGCACCTCCGCCCGCGAGCGCGCGCACGGACCGGAGCCGGCAACCTGGGTTCGCGCAGCCGCGGAATACCCGGCGGAGCTGCTCGACCTCCCGAACGCGCCAGACGCGCTCTTCTCGCTCGGCGCGCGCTCTACGCTCGACGCACCGCGCGTAGCAATCGTCGGGACGCGCGACTGCACGGCGTACGGTGACAGGACAGCACGCAAGATCGCGAGCGCCATAGCGCGCGCCGGTGGATGCGTCATAAGTGGAATGGCGCGAGGTATCGACGCGTGCGCGCATCGTGCGGCACTCGAAGTAGGCGGCAAGACAGTAGCCGTGCTCGGCACGGGTGTGGACGTGCCGTATCCCCGAGGCCACGCGCGACTGCATGCGCAGATTGCGGAGGCAGGGCTGGTGCTTTCGGAGTCAGCCGCAGGCACAGCGGCATTTCGCGGCTGCTTCCCCCGACGAAACCGCATCATCGCGGCGCTGGCGCGCGTGACCATAGTTGTAGAGGCTGGTTACAAGAGCGGCGCGCTGCTCACGGCGAAGAATGCGCTCGAACTCGGACGCAACGTCGCCGCGGTTCCAGGGCCGATCGATTGCCCGCACAGC encodes:
- the dprA gene encoding DNA-processing protein DprA, whose product is PPAELVVAAPELGTSARERAHGPEPATWVRAAAEYPAELLDLPNAPDALFSLGARSTLDAPRVAIVGTRDCTAYGDRTARKIASAIARAGGCVISGMARGIDACAHRAALEVGGKTVAVLGTGVDVPYPRGHARLHAQIAEAGLVLSESAAGTAAFRGCFPRRNRIIAALARVTIVVEAGYKSGALLTAKNALELGRNVAAVPGPIDCPHSAGTNELLRDGAHVIATVDDALALAGFPAEPELELPDFTANERAVWDALGKGAASIELVAHRANLSLRDCMSATTALELSGLVSAGFSGEYRRN